Genomic DNA from Candidatus Sphingomonas phytovorans:
ACCGCTTCCGGCTCCGCGAAATGTATGCCGGCCCGAAGATCCAGGACGCGTTCTCGCGCTTCGAGATCATGGAGCGCCGCGTCGACATGGCCGAGGGCCGCGCCGAAGTCGCCGGCATGGGCGCCCCGAAGAGCCTCGAAGAGGAAATCGCTGAGCTGAAGGCAAGCGAGAAGGTCGAGGCGGAACTCGCCGCGATGAAGGCCCGCGCCGCCGGATCGAAGGACGCCTGAGATGGAAGATGTCCTTATCCCCGCGATCGTCTGCAGCATCCTGTTCATCGGAATGCCATGGGTGATCCTCCATTACGTCACCAAGTGGAAGCAGGCGCCCAAGATCACCACCGAGGACGAGAACCTGCTGGACGAGCTCCACTATCTCGCCCGCCGCCTCGAAGACCGCCTGAATACCGTGGAGCGCATCGTCGCTGCCGACCACCCCGAGTGGCGCCCCGGCACGATGACGCCTTCGACCAGCAACGACCTCCCCAGGAGCAACTGAGATGTCCGCAAGCCGCACCAAATTCTACCTCGACAAGCAGAACCGCAAATGGCTGGGCGTCTGCTCCGGGATCGCCGACTATACCGGGGTCGATGTCACCTGGGTCCGCGTCGGCGCCGTCCTGCTCACCGTCGCCGGTGGCTTCCCCTGGACCCTGATCGCCTATTGGGTGGTCGCCTGGATGGCCGAAGCCAAGCCCTACGGCCTGTACGAGACCCCGGAGGATGCGAAGTTCTGGCAGGGTGTCCGCTCGAACCCGAAGCGCTCGACCGCTGAGGTCCGCTCCAAGTTCCGCGACATCGACCGCCGGCTCGCCGACATCGAGATGATGTACACCAGCCGCAACAGCCGCCTCGCCGACGAGATCGACAGCCTTCGCTGATCGATCCGGGGCGAACAGGGAGAAAGACAATGACTTGGGGTGGACCAGGCTTCGTAATCGCCATCATCGCGATCTCCTATGCCGGCTGGATCATCAACAACTGGGTCCGCGCCCGCCACGGTTATCCTCTGGAGGATGAGTGGTCAGGCAAGACGGCGAAGGGAGCCCCCGACGCCGACCGCAAGATCCAGCTGCTCACCACGGAGAATGAGCGCCAGGCGGGCCAGATCAGCCGGCTGGAGGAACGGATCGCAGTGCTTGAACGCATTGCCACCGATCCGGCCGAGCGCACCGCCCGCGCCATCGACGAGCTGCGCTGACCGCGCGGTTTCAGGAGTTAGAACGATGCACAACGGTCAAGTTTTCGTCCTCGCGATCATCGCCCTCGGTATCTTCGGTGGTATCGCGAAGATGTGGATCAGGGCACGGCACGGCCTTCCGATCGAGACCCGGCGCGAGCGCCGGCACCGCGATCGCTACGCTGACGACGCCGGCCCCGATGCGGAACGCAAGATCCACCTGCTCTCGACTGAGAACGAGCGGCTGGTGGGTCAGGTTTCCCGCCTTGAGGAGCGGATCGCCGTCCTCGAACGCATCGCCACCGATCCCGCCGAGCGTACCGCCCGCGAGATCGAGGCCCTTCGCGGCCAGAACTGAGGAACCTCCCCATGTTGAATGGTTTCACGATCTTCATGCTGGCCGTCGTGGTCGTTGGCATCCCCGTCGTCGGCGGGCTGCTCTACGAGACCTACCGGATCAGCCTGAAGCACAAGGAAAAAATGGCCAACGCCATGAACGCCCAGGCAGCCGAGAAGGCAGCGCAATATGCTGCCCACACCGAACGCCTCGAACAACGGGTCCGCGTCCTGGAGCGCATCGTCACCGACCGCGGCATCGATGTCGCCGCCGAGATCGAGCAACTCCGCGATCGCCCGCCGCTCAACTGATTTGAAGAGAAGGATCTGGTATGATTATCTTCCTCGCCGTGATGACCGCCATCGGTGGTGTTGCCGTGTACCTCTGCGAGAGGGTCGATGCCCCCCGCCGCCGCCTTGAACGTGAGGCCGGCAAGGCCCTCTGAACCAACCATTTTCGTTTCCCGCCACACCAGGGAGTTGGAATAAATGAACCCGTTTGAAATGGTCGCCCTCATCGTCATCACCGTGACGGTCGGCAGCGTCCTTCGCGCCCGCTTCGGTGTCGTCCGGGACCGCAAGGGCGGAGGCTATAGCCCCCAGGACGATGCCGCCGCCCAGGCCGAGAACCGGCGACTGCGTGATGAACTTCAGGCCATGAAGGAACGCCTCGCAGTCCTCGAACGACTTGCCACCGAAAACGACACCAGCGGCGCACGCCTCGATCGCGAGATCGAAAAGCTGCGCGACCGCACTTGACCGAAGGAGCAGGGATCATGACCGATCCGAACTTCTACATCACCATCGCCGGGGCGACGCTCGCTGGCCTCGGCATGCTGACCTACGCCACCCTCAACGGCTGGCGCGGCTGGCTCGCCCTGAAGCACCAGGAACTGACCGTCCAGGGCGACATGCACACCACGCCTTCCCTCCCCAATGCCAGCGCCCGCATCGAGATCGCCGACCTCAAGGAACGCATCCGCAAGCTCGAGGCGATTGCTGCCGGCGTGGATCTCTGAACTGCCCCCCATGCCCCCAATGCCGGACCCAAGCCGGCATCCACCGCGCCGCCGACGCATTCCCCTAGGTGCGAAGCGGCGCGGTGACCCGGGAGTGGGGTTTATTCCATCTTCCCCGGCGAAAGCCGGGTTCCCCTCGGGGAGCGGTAGGAAACGGACATTGCCTGCGGGCACGGACATCCCCCGCTGGATCCCGGGCCCTTCGCCGGGAAATCAAGACTTCGACGTTTGATTTTGACCCACACAGGCCCTAGCGCGCATCGCATGCCAAGCCTGACCGACCTGCAAGACGAATACGGCTTCCTCGACGCCGACGACCGCTATCGCCTGCTGATCGATCTGGGCAAGGACCTGGAACCGATGCCGGAGGCGCTGAAGACCGATACCACCCTGGTCCGCGGCTGCTCCGCCTCGGTATGGGTCTATCCCACCGTCCGGGAAGACGGCACGCTGCA
This window encodes:
- the pspB gene encoding envelope stress response membrane protein PspB; protein product: MEDVLIPAIVCSILFIGMPWVILHYVTKWKQAPKITTEDENLLDELHYLARRLEDRLNTVERIVAADHPEWRPGTMTPSTSNDLPRSN
- the pspC gene encoding envelope stress response membrane protein PspC — encoded protein: MSASRTKFYLDKQNRKWLGVCSGIADYTGVDVTWVRVGAVLLTVAGGFPWTLIAYWVVAWMAEAKPYGLYETPEDAKFWQGVRSNPKRSTAEVRSKFRDIDRRLADIEMMYTSRNSRLADEIDSLR